The genome window tctgtttagtttttttccccctgttGACTAAATAGTTGTGAGCCAAAATATTGATACCCTTGTACTTTTTTCAAGTAATGAACCATTTCTTCCTGAAAAGTCTTGAAATGAATAAATATTTTGGTATCCACATATACATGTATTTGGTTTGCAgttgaacaaaacaaaaaaatcggAATAATTTACTAAATGTTAGCTTATTCCACGAAGAAATCCTAAAATGGCCCGGGCAATATTATTGGCACTTTCTAGAAGTAGTTTCAAATAATTAATTTCAAGCAGGTGATTCTCCTTTACTTTGGAATTGAACTTGCCTGTGGTGAGTTGCAGGTGTCTGCTATATAAAAAATTACTAATTCAACCAGTTTGAATAGAGAAAAGGACTCATTCTCCTATTTCGTGTCACTGTGTGTACCGCAATGAGCATAGAGAAAAGAAAGAACCTGAAAATTATCTGAGGTCAGATACAAGATTGTAGCCAAGCATGTACAATCTCCAGAGACCTTGATGTTCATGTTTCCACCGTATGTAATGTTAACAAGAAGTTTAAGGCCCATGCCACTGTAGCCAACCTCCCTGGACTTGGCCACTAAGGGGGCCCTTAAGAGATTTATATGGTAGTAGACCCAAGAGGACACCACTGCTGAGAGAAAGACCTACAGTGCCAAataaagtattcatcccccttggcgtttttcctattttgttgcattacaacctgtaattttaaattgatttttatttggatttcatgtaatggacataaacaaaatggtcccaattggtgaagtgaaatgaaaaaaattacggAAAACtgctgcgtgcatatgtattcaccccctttgctacgaagcccctaaataagatctggtacaACCAATTAccatcagaagtcacataattagttagattgcacacaggtggactttatttatgtgtcacatgatctcagtatatatacagttgaagtcggaagtttacatacacttaggttggagtcaattaaactcgtttttcagccactccacaaatttcttgttaacaaactatagttttggcaagtcggttaggatatctgctttgtgcatgacacaagtaattcttccaacagttgattacagacagattttttcacttataattcactgtatcacaattccagtgggtcagaagtgtacatacactaagttgactgtgcctttaaacagtttggagaccaaagataaccctgaaggagctgcaaagcgccACAGCGgacattggagtatctgtccataggaccaccaTAAGCCGtaaactccacagagctgggatttacagaagtggccagaaaaaaagccattgcttaaaaaaaaaaataagcaaacatatttggtgttcaccaaaggGCATGAGGTAGACTCCCCAACCATATGGAAGAaagtgctctggtcagatgagacaaaaatttagctttttggccatcaaggaaaaagctttgtctggcgcaaacccaacaccgcTCATTACCCCGAACACCATCTGCATCATGCTGTGGCGatatttttcatcggcagggactgggaaactggtcggaattgaaggaataatggatggcgctaaatacagggaaattcttgagggaaatctgtttcagtcttccagagatttgagactgggacagaggttcaccttccagcaggacaatgaccctaaggatactgctaaagcaacactcgagtggtttaaggggaaacatttaaatgtcttggaatggcctagtcaaagcccagacctcaatccaatttagaatctgtggaatgacttaaagattgctgtacaccagcggaacccatccaacttgaaggagctggagcagttttgtcttgaagaatgggcaaaaatcccagtggctggatgtgccaagtttatagagacaAGAAAAAAtaatttgcatcttcaaagtggtaggtatGTTGTGTAAATCCAATGATAgaaccccccaaaatctattttaattccaggttgtaaaacAACAAATTAGGAAAAattccaaggggggtgaatacttatgcaagcCACTGCCTGACTGCAATTTGCCAAAACACACCTGAACATGCCAAAATCTGTCTGGGAGAATGAGATGAGACCAACTTAGAGCTTTTTGGTTAAACACACCATCTCTGTTTACAGAAAACAAAATTCAGCCTTCAAAGAAAAGAACACCTTCCCTACAGTCAAACATGGAGGAGGTTCAGTGATGTTTTGTGGTTGCTTTGCTGCCTCTGGCACTGGGTGTCTTGAACGTGTGCATGGCATCATGAAATCAGGACAATACCAAGGCCTTTTGGAGCGCAATGTCGGACCCGGTGTCAGAAAGCTGGGTCTCCATCAAATATCATGgttcttccagcaggacaatgaccccaagcacccAGGAATGGTTCAAGACAAAACGCTGGACTGTTCTGAAGTGGCCAGCAATGAGTCCAGATCTAAATCCCATTAAACttgtggagagatctgaaaacagcagttggtaGAAGGCACCCTTCAAATCTGTGAGAACTGGAACCGTTTACACGAGGAGTGGGCCAAACTTCCAGTACAGAGATTCAGGAAGCTCATCGATGGCTATAGGAAGCGCTTGATTGCGGTTATTTTGACCAAAGGctgtgctaccaaatattaagtatAGGGTGTGGATCATTTTGTCAAtgccatatctgtttattttaAATGGATATATTAAGTTCTGAATAAAAAATAAAGGTTCTGTAATAACAGTGAAATAAAGAATTGTGGAGTCCAAATACTTTGGTCAATTTCAATGTATTTTGGTGGAAAATTGTGAGTTACTTGAaaaaagtgcaagggtgccatTATTTTGGGCCACAACTGTATCCTGTAATTGTCATGGcttgtctatttcaccagggttCATCAAAGTTATAGCCCTTATATTAAAAAAAACgttgtttttttcttctctttaATAACTCCCATCTCAGTCGGATGATTTATAGGCCTAGATATTTCCCAggatataaaatatattattttgttcCTTTTTTTCCTCCTAATCCATCATAAGAACGGACACACTGTTAAGTTATGTCAACAGTACTATTTTCTCATGACCTAAGCATCTGAAATAGCCCTGTTCCTGAGAAAGTACTTGACAGAAATGGGATTCCCCTCTTGTCACTTTCTTAATGACTGTCCAATATTTTCGTCCCCTTTCAGAGCGAAACGGTTCTTTTTGTACTGCCTGAAAATGTGACAACAGAAGGGAGCACCTGCAATAACACAACATCAACATTGAAACTCGGTTTTGGAGACGGGCACAGCTGGGTGGTTGAATTCACTAAGGACAACAAAACATACCAAGTAGATTCCATTGTTTTCACCTACAACCTCAATGACTCAAGCATCTTCACCAACTCTACATCAAACGGTAACTAGTGACTAAACAGCCTTGTCATGATACTGTTCATTCATGATATACCAATTAGGTACTGTAGTTGATATGACGCATACAGATATTTGACTGAATCTCTCTTGGGTTTAGAAACCAGGTCTGTGACCGCAAAGCCAAGTATCACCAACGTGGTTGTGGATACCTACTACTCCTGCAAGAGCGAAAATGTCCAGAGAGTAGAGTCTGTCACTCAGACACTGTATGATGTTACTTTACAGGCGTTTGTGACAAACGGCAGCAAAAGTGACACCGGTAGGTTGTACGAGAACAAGCATCAGGCCATTGTAGGATCAACTGTGACAAAATTATCTGATTTATTGTGCATTATGTCAAACACTATTACTGTGTCTGTTCTCCAGGGTTgaagtcaattccatttcaatacaATCAAATCAAGAAGTGAACTGAACATCAGTTTActtactgaattgaaatggaattgatcccaaccctgtTGGTTCTCTGAAAAGTCTCTCTATTCTTCCTACACAGACACTGTATGCGCTGCTGACCTAACCTCCACCACTGTGGCGCCCACCACGACCGTTACCACCACAGCTGCCCCCActtctacccctacccctacactGCCCACACCCACCACTGGAAATTACAGCATCGCACCCGACTTCAACAGTACAGCCTGCTTAATGGCCACCTTCGGCCTGCGGATCGGCTTCAAGCAAGGAGACGTATGTATACACATAGTATAGCCATTTTAAAATTGGCCCTTTTGATGTTTTCTCATCTTATCATGCAATTGCCTGTTCAGTAGAAAGGGTTCAGACATGTTTGTCACAGAGAACTTGACTTGTCTATGAAGATGGGTAGTTGTTACTAGTATGTTAATGTTCTTGTTGTTTATCAACCTGCGTTTTCAGTTGAATGcgttgttgtacaactgactaggtatccccctctccctttcccctttATTAGAAAGTGGAGACCATCAACCTGGTGCCCAGTGCGACTAACGTGAGCGGGGCTTGTGGGGTTAACAGCAGCAACCTCATACTGACATCGGACACAATCACCATCATGTTCACTTTCAGCAACGTAAGTCGACGAAGCCAAATATCCGTTATTATCCTGGTTGTCTGCATTTAGCTTGTAGACAGCTGGACTAAGGCGGTAGGATGCAGCGTAAGGTCTGTTTGTCTCCTGTTCAAGGTGTTTCCTTGCTCGTTACAGGACAGCAAGAAGTTCCACCTGCACGCTCTGAACGTCACAGTGAAACCAGCCACTGGTAGGCAACCTAGCACTAAAAAACCCTTTCAGAAAGCACTAGCGTAGAAAACCAAGTCCCTTTGTGGAAGTTAGTATAGGATCAACTTTATTGTCCCCCAGGGGAAAGTTGTCTTGGACACAGTGTGGCTTTATAATAAATAAACACTATACATTACATACATACACAGTATATACAATGCATATTAAAACCTCTACTCTCTTTGCTCACTCTGTGTGTTACGTCCAGGGGCGGATGTCTTTGCAGACAATACCAACATGTCCATTTGGGCGGCGGCGGTAGGCAGCTCCTACATGTGCAACAAGGAGCAGACATTAACTGTCACCCAAACGCTCACTCTCTACACGTTCAAGCTTCGCGTCCAGCCCTTTGGGGTTGAAAAAGGGGAATTTGCTACAGGTAGGTGACTCTGAGATGGTGAATTGTTATCAATACCTTTGTGTTGTGTTAGCCATATGCTACAGCTTACTAGGGTTACTAGAGCCAAATGCAGCAAATATGCTTGAAACTGAGACATAGGCCATAATAACCACTATTGGGAAACAGCTAAGTATTtagagcagcaggtagcctagcggttaatagCGTTGcgccggtaaccgaaaggttccctggttcgaatccccgaaccAACTAAGTAAACAAAATCtgtgcccttgagtaaggcacttaaccctaattgctcctttaagttgctctggataatagcatctgctaaataactaaaatgttCATATGTATTTTATACTATACCATGTTTCTGCCCCTGCTTAAACTGATTAACAACCAAATGATCATGAGAAGATGAGATGTTCCGAGTCGTGCTCATTGATTCTCTCTCTCGTCTGCAGCCCATGAATGTTCACTGGATGACACCAGCATCTTAATCCCAGTCATTGTTGGTGCCGCCCTGGCCTGCTTGATTCTCATTGTAGTGATTGCTTACGTGATTGGTCGAAGGAAGACCTATGTGGGATATCAAACCCTCTAAAAATCCATCTGTGATCATGAATCCAGAACAGTTTGATCCTTATGTGTCAGGGGGGTCCCAAAGCCTGATCCTGGATTGGCTGTGTAATCTTTCCATTAGTGACTGACTCACAAAACTGGAATAGTCAGACTATAGTCTCTTTACTTCAGCCACTCTTAAGAGCTGCTTTTAGACTTGAGATTAGGCTAGCTTCGCTTAGGTTTAGATTTGAGTAGCTTTGTTCAGGTAAATCTGAATACTCAAAAcgctctccaggaccaggttgGACCACCCATGTTCTTTGTGTAATTTCCCTTTTTGTTTGATTTGCTTTGTATTTTTTCCGCCCTTCTCCCCTTTTTTTTGGAAAGGAGCAGTgcaggattctctgcctctgtgtttACCAGTACAGTATAGAAGGCCTTATTTATTGCAGAATCTCTGAAAGTGATTGTTTCTTATGACACTCCATTTCCTTGCATCACTTTCCAGATGATTCTTGTTCAGTGTAGGCTCTCTTTTGATCAAGTAGCACATTTTATAGAAACTCCGGTCAGAGTACTTGTGCTACTGTTTGCACATTTTCACGAGGAGTTATGACAATTGGGTGCTGTGCCCTTGTCACTGTGAATCATGCTCCCGCCCCCTCTCCCTCACCTTTTTTTGTTTCATATGTTCTTATTTAATGTCTGTGTACATTTTTGTTCAATCTTTCTTTTGTGGTTTCATTCATCCTCACAATTCATTGTAGCAGCGCAACATTTTGACAACTTGAACATTTTAGAATTTGCCTTGCAGCTCAATGAGACAACATTGAGTAGCTTTGTTGATTTGTCTCAGGAACTCCTTACTAACTAACCAGGATAAAGGTCTGCTGCttcgctctcctctccccttactGATAATCTACTAGTCACAGTAGTTTGAATCTGGAAAGGGAAGACTTTACGACTGAAATCTGTGTGGCCACATTAAAAAACAGTAGTATTATTGGCATATAGTGCCTTCTCCAAGTTGACGTTACCAAACAAGGGATCTGTCCCTATATGTTCACACACGGCTCTAGTTGACATAATGTTTGCCACTAATGTCTGTTTGTCTCAGAATTATGTGTTAACTCTTTGACTGACGGGCTAATTTTGTGAGGTGTGAAATCTACCTTGAAGTGTTAATTTAACTCTGAAAAGTCCATGAGGATGTAAAAGATGAACCTGAAAGGAGAAATGAAACCAAACCCCCTCTCCCGTCATGACATGTTGGCATTAGGTTTCAAAAAGGGATAGCTGTAGTTGACTTATTTTCTGCCATTCAAATGTGTTCTTCGCAGATGGTGATTATTTTGTACATATGCATTAAATCGTTCAGTAAGTTTGACGTAAGTTCAAAATGCGTGCTGCAATATTACACCTGTGTATAGTATAGCCATTGCTGCAGTGTTGCTCCGGAAAGCTGCCAGTTAGTATGGGGAACTTGTAAACAGagctggggtcaattccattttacAATCAAGTCAATTTCAGTAAATTGATTTCTAATTCCAATTGTCCTCTCTGCTCTTCAGTGAGAAACTTTTGAATGTGAATGtttgtttactttctgaattgactgaaatTAAATGGAATTAACCCCAACCCTGCCCAGTTAACCCCTTGTAAGTTGTACCTATCGACAGAGAGTGGTAGTAAAGGTCATTGTCCACAGGATGTGTATATTTTTGTACTGTTAGGATGGGATACAATGGGTATTATGTTGTAGTGCGGTGGTCAGCATGAgacatgaatacatttgattgccGCCTTTAATTGCTGTTGATTCAACCAATTTTTCTTCAGATTATGTGAATGATTCATTTATTCCTTATCAAATATTATTTTGGATTCTTGCTTTACAGTCCGGTGTGATGTGTCTTGGAAAATTGACTGCTTTTCTACAAATCCTGTTTGTTACTATGATTCTAAAATTGGCTTCTCAGACCCTGTATAAAATCAATTCTAAAATACCCTTTGGAATCTTAACATTTACTACTCCCAATTTTAATTTACTTGACATGATAATGAATGTTATGATTGTGACAAATGTGTGCCTTACTCAATGAAGCTTGTCCATTTGAGATTCATTCAGGTTTGATATCTTTACATTTAATGGATTCTCCACTAGTCTAAATGTCTCCTATTTTATGAATTCAAAATGCATCATGTTAAGAAAAGGGAAATCCCTATTACAGGACAGGCCCATCCTCCAAATGTAAGATACATTGTATTTTCTTCTGTGTAACTCCAAACAAATGTTCATTTTTGAATTCCTTTTCAATAGGCTTTTAGCTGCATTAAATGGGAATGGAAATTTTCCCCCAAAATAATGGCGTGGAAcatttgtttttatattttacGATTATGAAAATAAGTGTTTATTGGTCCCTGGTCATTTTAGTAAATTGCTCTTTGTTTTCCAACTATTCTTGACTGAGAAGCGTCCTAGTATGACCATGCATTCACCATTTTCATGTTTTACCTTTCACCCTGCAACGTCCCTCATGCCCACTTTCTTTACTGTCACCCAGCGGAGGATTGACGATACGACAGGGAGCTGCTCTGGCTGTGCTGGTGCTCATTGTATTGATCGCATATTtcattgggagaaagagaaaccaGGGCTCTAGCTATGAGCACTTCTAAATGACCCCACTGAGGTTGTATCTTTCCTCATCAGGATACATGTTGATTGTAATTTAACTACAAATTGATATGTGCTGTGCATAGTTAACCTTACTGTGAAATTCACCTGAAGCAAAGCTCTTTCTCATGAAACAATGAGTTGGAGAAGATGTTTGTGTTAAAGAAATTGCGTGGCTCTGTTGATAACATTTGGCATGTAACAGTTCTTGTAGATATATTTAGAATTGATTGGTTGACTCTTATTCCTCACTTATAACATGGTTGACTATAGATGGCAGATGACGGCCAAATATTTTCCTAACTGCCGTCACTGCCCATGTTCTGACAGAATCCCCGGTGTTGTTGTAGATCTGCCATCACCGAATATGCTCTGACGGAACCGCCCTCATGTGGTAGATGAATGTCTGGGTTCTGATCTGACGTCTTGCTGCTTTTCGAGCCTCGTCATCCATGTTGTCTGTGAAGAGCTTAACCAAATCCTGTTTCTTCACTAAAATGTGTGTTTTCTGCTGACTAATTGCTAGCATGCTAATGTCGCTAACccttcttctgtctcttctctgtggCAGCCGTGGAGTGCTTCATGGACTCTGATTTGAGCTTTCTGGTGCCCATCGCTGTGGGCGTGGCCCTCTGCTTCCTAATCGTCCTTGTGCTTTTCTCTTACCTGATTGGCCGGAGGAAGAGTCGCACCGGCTACCAGTCTGTATAATCCAACCAATCCCAGCTGCTTCTGCCTCTACCCATTCCTTCCCATCCTCCCCCACCCAAGCCACCCACAACACGTTGGCTCCCCATCCCCAAAGCTTCTATGGCATCCAATTGGAAATGGAAGGAAGAAATGTATCTTTCCTTAACGTTACCCCCAGCAAATTCCCTGTTCAGACTCCTACCCTAATTATCACCCCACCCAACAGTAATTTTGAAAGTTGACCGTTTTGCTATTTTTTGACACCAACAATGACTGAAATCATTTACCACCAAAACCTGTCAACATAATCAGTGGTATTGCACCAGGTGTGTGTGGATGTAAATTGCATGGAGTGAAGTATCATGGGTCCTCTTAATAACAGGCCATAAGTTTCTTTATTCCCAGAGAGGCTCATATGAATGAGGCTGTTTTTTCTCACTTCTGTTTTGTGTtgcattatatttctatgtttctAATTAATTACTCTCTTGTATAGAATTAATTGTTGATTTTGGATAAATAGGGACTTGAAATTGTGCAaagaatttattgaaagttcataGATATGAATAGCAATGTCTCAATTTGTATCCATGTCTCAAAAGTATCCATTGTTAAATATTTGTAGAATTAGAAAATATcctataatttttttgaattccctgtaatttaaatgttatTATACCCCCTGCACTAATCTTCTCTTAGTGTCCCTTTATTGTACTAGGACTAACTTTACAAAGACACGTACCAACCAGCATTTGGAGCAGTTGCATAAACATGTGATTTTGATGTTCGAGAGAAAATACAATGTTAAGAAGTCCCCTCTCAGGGAAAGGAAGACAGCAGTATAGTCTCGGGTCTGGTATCACAAATGGCTCTGTTAAGACAGAGGCTGTAGGGACTCTGCAATAGACTAAACAAAATTATGTCGGTTTGCTGTCAGGAGTGTTCCTATATCCTTTTCCTCTAAAGGCATTTACTACCTGGATCATGTTCAGTAGGTAGGGCGTTTTGAAACGGGGAGGTACTGCCTGAACAATAACCTTTTTTCGTTGCAAACAGTTGCTACGGTGTGTCCTTCGGAACACTGCCCAGGCCTCATAATAGAAAGTATAATAATTTACATATTCTAGCACTAATTATTTTTATGACCAAAGCTTGGACAGAAAGGAAACTTATTTCCGGACCTCTGCATTTCAGAGCAGGTAAATGAACAgcctgatttttttttaaataaaccagTGAAATGCATTGTGTTTGACCAAGGATGATGTTTCTATTATCAGGCTCATTATTCTGTTCTGTACCAATACATAAGACCTCTGGTTAATTTTTCCCCCAAGATGTGGTTTTGTGCCTTTTTTTGTTGCACTACTATTCCCCTCAACCAAGCCTGTCTCAATCCGATGAAGAATGTTGAGATGATGTTAACTTGTTGAACTTCACTTGGAGCGGGGAATTAAAATAGTTGCTTTCCTGTTTTGTAGTACTTTGCCTCTTCTTTCGTTAACCACCGGTGTTTTCCTTTCCTTTTGCTGCGCTTGTTATGACAAGgacataacgtgtgtgtgtgtgttgcatacaGTTGTAAATCTAGCTCTGGCAATGTTACATACATTTCAGCAATTTCCAGGCCCACAGATCAGACTTTGATCAGAATCATGACTGTATAATCTCTATTGGCATGACTGTCGCCCaggatacatcccaaatggcaccctagtgccttcagaaagtattcataccctttgatttgtttcacagcctgaattcaaaataatttttttctcacccacctacacacattaccccataatgacaaagtgaaagcatgtttttagacatatttgcaaatgtatatattttttttaaatccaattttatactgaacaaaaatataaacgcaacatgtaaagtgttggtcccatgatcTGAAATAAAAGACCCTAGCAATTTTCCTATAAGCGCAaatagcttatttctctcaaatgttgtacacatttgtttacatccctgttagtgagcgtttctcctttgccaagataacccatccacctgacaggtgtggtatatcaagaagccggttaaacagcatgatcattacacaggtgcaccttgtgctggggacaataaaagaccactcgtgcagttttgtcacacagcgcaatgccacagatgtctcaagttttgagggagcgtgtaattggcatgctgactggacgaatgtccatcagagctattgccagataatttaatgttcattgctctaccataagctgcctccaacgtcgttttagagaatttggcagtatgcacAACCGCCTcaaaaccacagaccacgtgtaaccacgccaccccaggacctccacatccaggttCTTCACCTGCGCtatcgtctgagaccagacaACCGGACAGCTGATagaactgaggagtatttctgtctgtaataaagcccttttgtggagaaaaaaagaattctgattggttggggctgtctcccaagtgggtgggcctatgccctacTAGGCCCAACTATGGCTgcgcctaatttatttatttcaattgactgatttccttatatgaactgtaactcagtaaaaccttcgaaatttttgcatgttgcaattatgtttttgttctgtatacataagtattcacacacctgagtGAATACTTTTatagaagcaactttggcagcgattacagctgtgagtctttctgggtaagtctgtttAGAGCTTTCGACACCTGGatagtacaatatttgcccatttttattattttctaaattcttcaagctatgtcaaattggttgttgatctttTGTTAAtcaaccattttcaagtcatgCCGTAGATCTTTttgcagatttaagtcaaaactgtaactcgcccACTCAGGGaacactgtcttcttggtaaacaacttgtgtgtacatttggccttgtgttttaggttattgtcctgctgtcgggtgaattaatctcccagtatctggtggaaagcagactgaaccaggttttcctcttgcattttgcctgtgcttggctgcattccatttattttgtatcctaaaaaactccccagtccttcacaataacaagcatacccataacataatgcagccaccactatgcttgaaaatatggagagtggtacttagtaatgtgttgtactggatttgcaccaaacataacgctttgtattcaggacaagaaGTAAATTGCTTAGCCAATTCTTCTGCAGTATCTAATGGCTTGTTgcgaacaggatgcatgttttggaatatttgtattctgtagaggcttccttcttttcactctttcaattaggttagtattgtggagtaactacaatgttgttaatccatcctcagttttctcctatgaatacttattgactcaagacatttcagcttttcatttgtaattaatttgtaaagATTTCATaaaacggtcccgtgtggctcagttggtagagcatggcgcttgcatggcatggcgcttgcaacgccagggttgtgggttcattccccacggggggaccaggatgaatatgtatgaactttccaatttgtaagtcgctctggataagagcgtcagctaaatgacttaaatgtaaatgtaataaaacataattccactttgaaattatggGGTGTTGTGCCAATGACCAACAAATctcaattcaatccattttaaattgagactgtaacacaacaaaatgtggaaaaagtcaaggggtgtgaatactttatgaaggaactgtattctctataggccctgttcaaaagtagtgtacgATAAAGGGAAAAGAGTGTCATTATGGACGTCCCAGTGCTATGTTATGGGTGCAGTCATCACTGGTATATTAATAGGTGCCCAAATTCTTTCTCCTTTTAAGGTCATATGAGCCTATCTCTGGAAGTTCAATGTATTGCAGAGAACAATGGATAGATCTACACTTAATCTCTCCAATGGATTGGTTGGATTCCCatattgtttagtgttttgcgCATCAATAAGCCTCAAATAAACAATGTCATTTAATCTGACTTGATACGTTGTGGTTTTATACTTGATGTGTCAAATCATGTCATTTTCTTCTGGATTTTGTGTGAATTCCTTAATGTTTATAGTACAAAATGACAGATACACATTGTTCAATTAGTCAATATAATTTAATTTTTATTGTTAACATTTGCTACAGTGGTTTTATTAAACAATATGAATTGGCATTACGCTCACCATTTTAATATTTCTTAGCTCGATTCTCCATATCTTTAGGCAGTTTTGATCATTGACTGTACCATATCAACATAATGAATAAAATTAATAAATCATTCTGCAATGCCTTTAAACAT of Salvelinus alpinus chromosome 4, SLU_Salpinus.1, whole genome shotgun sequence contains these proteins:
- the LOC139574501 gene encoding lysosome-associated membrane glycoprotein 2-like isoform X2; translation: MFWCAFVILFLALGNELHLSHSTEVSVNNTENKLCLYANLMVNFSVTYEVGVNKSETVLFVLPENVTTEGSTCNNTTSTLKLGFGDGHSWVVEFTKDNKTYQVDSIVFTYNLNDSSIFTNSTSNETRSVTAKPSITNVVVDTYYSCKSENVQRVESVTQTLYDVTLQAFVTNGSKSDTDTVCAADLTSTTVAPTTTVTTTAAPTSTPTPTLPTPTTGNYSIAPDFNSTACLMATFGLRIGFKQGDKVETINLVPSATNVSGACGVNSSNLILTSDTITIMFTFSNDSKKFHLHALNVTVKPATGADVFADNTNMSIWAAAVGSSYMCNKEQTLTVTQTLTLYTFKLRVQPFGVEKGEFATAHECSLDDTSILIPVIVGAALACLILIVVIAYVIGRRKTYVGYQTL
- the LOC139574501 gene encoding lysosome-associated membrane glycoprotein 2-like isoform X3 produces the protein MFWCAFVILFLALGNELHLSHSTEVSVNNTENKLCLYANLMVNFSVTYEVGVNKSETVLFVLPENVTTEGSTCNNTTSTLKLGFGDGHSWVVEFTKDNKTYQVDSIVFTYNLNDSSIFTNSTSNETRSVTAKPSITNVVVDTYYSCKSENVQRVESVTQTLYDVTLQAFVTNGSKSDTDTVCAADLTSTTVAPTTTVTTTAAPTSTPTPTLPTPTTGNYSIAPDFNSTACLMATFGLRIGFKQGDKVETINLVPSATNVSGACGVNSSNLILTSDTITIMFTFSNDSKKFHLHALNVTVKPATGADVFADNTNMSIWAAAVGSSYMCNKEQTLTVTQTLTLYTFKLRVQPFGVEKGEFATGHMSLSLEVQCIAENNG
- the LOC139574501 gene encoding lysosome-associated membrane glycoprotein 2-like isoform X1 is translated as MFWCAFVILFLALGNELHLSHSTEVSVNNTENKLCLYANLMVNFSVTYEVGVNKSETVLFVLPENVTTEGSTCNNTTSTLKLGFGDGHSWVVEFTKDNKTYQVDSIVFTYNLNDSSIFTNSTSNETRSVTAKPSITNVVVDTYYSCKSENVQRVESVTQTLYDVTLQAFVTNGSKSDTDTVCAADLTSTTVAPTTTVTTTAAPTSTPTPTLPTPTTGNYSIAPDFNSTACLMATFGLRIGFKQGDKVETINLVPSATNVSGACGVNSSNLILTSDTITIMFTFSNDSKKFHLHALNVTVKPATGADVFADNTNMSIWAAAVGSSYMCNKEQTLTVTQTLTLYTFKLRVQPFGVEKGEFATAVECFMDSDLSFLVPIAVGVALCFLIVLVLFSYLIGRRKSRTGYQSV